A genomic window from Erythrobacter sp. BLCC-B19 includes:
- the tpiA gene encoding triose-phosphate isomerase, producing MTRRPYIVGNWKMHGTRAMLSEARAIDRAAQRHMKVEVALAPPYTLIHPIHREAEQIAVGAQDCHHADGGAFTGDISAAMIADAGAKFVILGHSERREGHGEGDAMVRSKAQAALAAGLRIIMCCGESAATRDSGKAVAFVKRQLKASLPPADQMPADIAERVTVAYEPIWAIGTGKAATTDDIAEMHGAIRALLVDLFGEEQGSEVRILYGGSVKPENAAAIFAVPDVGGALVGGASLTADSFMGIALAASEPFDS from the coding sequence ATGACCCGCCGACCCTACATCGTCGGAAACTGGAAGATGCACGGCACCCGCGCAATGCTTTCCGAAGCGCGCGCGATCGACCGTGCGGCCCAGCGTCACATGAAGGTCGAGGTGGCGCTCGCGCCGCCTTACACGCTGATCCACCCGATCCACCGGGAGGCCGAGCAGATCGCCGTCGGTGCGCAGGATTGCCACCATGCCGATGGCGGCGCCTTCACCGGTGACATTTCCGCCGCGATGATTGCCGATGCGGGCGCGAAGTTCGTCATCCTCGGCCATTCGGAACGCCGCGAAGGGCATGGCGAAGGCGATGCGATGGTGCGCTCCAAGGCGCAGGCCGCATTGGCGGCCGGCCTCAGGATTATCATGTGCTGCGGCGAGAGCGCGGCGACCCGCGATTCGGGTAAGGCCGTGGCTTTCGTGAAGCGCCAGCTCAAGGCCTCGCTCCCGCCCGCCGACCAGATGCCTGCCGACATCGCCGAGCGCGTGACTGTGGCCTATGAACCGATCTGGGCCATCGGCACCGGCAAGGCGGCCACCACCGACGACATCGCCGAAATGCACGGGGCAATCCGCGCGCTGCTGGTCGATCTGTTCGGAGAGGAGCAGGGCAGCGAGGTGCGGATCCTCTATGGCGGCTCGGTCAAACCCGAGAATGCCGCAGCCATCTTCGCCGTGCCCGATGTCGGCGGTGCGCTGGTTGGCGGCGCAAGTCTGACCGCCGACAGCTTCATGGGCATTGCGCTCGCCGCCAGCGAGCCGTTCGACAGCTAG
- a CDS encoding carbon-nitrogen hydrolase family protein: MPKIALFQMTSGIDPEANCAAIEQAARAAAGEGAAMLFTPEMSLLLDRNRARGAGHIVSQAQSPFVPRLAALATETGVTIALGSMAVALDNGKNANRSMVFAPGAAEPVTYDKIHMFDVDLASGESWRESNAYEPGREVVTLDDTPVGRLGLAVCYDLRFPALFGALGDRACDCLTVPAAFTRPTGAAHWHVMLRARAIEAQAFVIAAAQVGHHADGRETYGHSLVVDPWGEVLLDMGGEAAGLGYCDIDLARISEVRAQVPALANRREIAKS; the protein is encoded by the coding sequence ATGCCGAAGATTGCGCTGTTCCAGATGACCTCAGGGATCGATCCCGAGGCCAACTGCGCGGCCATCGAACAGGCGGCGCGCGCGGCGGCGGGGGAGGGGGCGGCGATGCTGTTCACCCCTGAAATGTCGCTGCTGCTCGACCGCAACCGGGCGCGGGGCGCAGGCCATATCGTGTCACAGGCGCAGTCGCCCTTCGTCCCCCGCCTTGCCGCGCTGGCGACCGAGACGGGAGTGACCATCGCGCTCGGATCAATGGCGGTGGCGCTCGATAACGGGAAGAACGCCAACCGTTCGATGGTTTTTGCCCCCGGCGCGGCGGAGCCGGTCACCTATGACAAGATCCACATGTTCGATGTCGACCTTGCCAGCGGCGAAAGCTGGCGGGAAAGCAACGCCTATGAACCGGGGCGCGAGGTCGTGACGCTCGACGACACGCCGGTCGGAAGGCTCGGGCTGGCGGTGTGTTACGATTTGCGCTTCCCGGCGCTGTTCGGCGCGCTGGGTGACCGGGCGTGCGACTGCCTGACCGTCCCTGCCGCCTTCACCCGGCCCACGGGCGCTGCGCATTGGCACGTCATGTTGCGCGCGCGCGCGATCGAGGCGCAGGCCTTTGTGATTGCCGCCGCGCAAGTGGGCCACCACGCCGACGGGCGCGAGACCTATGGCCATAGTCTGGTGGTCGATCCGTGGGGTGAGGTGCTGCTCGACATGGGGGGCGAGGCGGCGGGCCTTGGTTATTGCGACATCGATTTGGCCCGCATTTCCGAGGTGCGCGCGCAGGTTCCCGCTCTTGCCAACCGGCGGGAAATCGCCAAATCCTGA
- the secG gene encoding preprotein translocase subunit SecG produces the protein MSLFLFLTVIQALVAAALVGVVLMQRSEGGGLGIGSSPSGAFGARGAADFLSRSTKWLAIAFVTLSIVLAALAVREGSVDSVSSTLDRDVPAAAQPDILGGDPAAAPAPAAPAPAAPAAPAPAGEGQPAQ, from the coding sequence ATGTCCCTGTTCCTGTTCCTCACCGTGATCCAGGCCTTGGTGGCCGCCGCGCTGGTCGGCGTGGTGCTGATGCAGCGCTCCGAAGGGGGCGGGCTGGGGATCGGATCGAGCCCCAGCGGCGCTTTCGGCGCGCGCGGGGCCGCGGATTTCCTCTCGCGCTCGACCAAGTGGCTGGCGATCGCCTTTGTCACGCTGTCGATCGTGCTTGCGGCTCTGGCCGTGCGCGAAGGCAGCGTTGATTCGGTCAGCTCCACCCTCGATCGCGATGTGCCTGCGGCCGCTCAGCCCGATATTCTCGGCGGCGACCCGGCAGCAGCACCGGCACCGGCCGCGCCTGCTCCGGCAGCACCGGCAGCACCGGCCCCGGCCGGTGAGGGCCAGCCCGCACAATAA
- a CDS encoding Hsp20 family protein produces MSRFDFTPYRRSTVGFDRLFDLLENQARLNAGDNYPPFNISRRGDDNYRITLAVAGFRAGDIDITAQQNLLTVQGKKREEVEDGSELLHVGIANRGFERRFELADFVRVERADLADGLLIIDLVREVPDAMKPRKIAIGGTPTLTAVPTIEGEDTASAA; encoded by the coding sequence ATGTCGCGTTTCGATTTCACTCCCTATCGCCGTTCCACCGTGGGCTTCGACCGCCTGTTCGACCTGCTCGAAAACCAGGCGCGCCTCAACGCCGGGGACAATTACCCCCCCTTCAACATCTCGCGCCGCGGCGATGACAATTACCGCATCACGCTGGCCGTTGCGGGTTTCCGCGCCGGCGACATCGACATCACCGCGCAGCAGAACCTGCTGACCGTGCAGGGCAAGAAGCGTGAGGAAGTCGAAGACGGCTCCGAACTGCTCCATGTCGGGATCGCCAACCGCGGCTTTGAACGCCGGTTCGAACTTGCCGATTTCGTGCGAGTCGAGCGGGCCGACCTTGCCGATGGCCTGCTGATCATCGATCTGGTGCGCGAAGTTCCCGATGCGATGAAGCCCCGCAAGATTGCGATTGGCGGCACGCCCACGCTGACCGCGGTGCCGACGATCGAGGGCGAGGACACCGCCAGCGCCGCTTAA
- a CDS encoding CTP synthase codes for MARFIFITGGVVSSLGKGLMAASLAALLQARGYKVRIRKFDPYLNVDPGTMSPYQHGEVYVTDDGAETDLDLGHYERFTGVSARQSDNITSGRVYRDIIAKERRGDYLGATVQVIPHVTDAIKEFALADQGDHDFILCEIGGTVGDIESLPFMEAIRQLRNELEPFQTVSVHVTLVPYIKAAGELKTKPTQHSVRELAALGIKPDILLCRAEHPIPESDRRKIAQFCNVRAEAVIQALDAPSIYSVPEQYHAEGLDREVLRAFGITDAPAPDLSAWKDVTDRHFNPEGEVTIAVVGKYVGLPDAYKSLNEALVHGGLANRVKVNIRWIDAEIFEGDDPSQIVAALEPMHGILVPGGFGERGSEGKISAVTFARTRNVPFFGICLGMQMACIEGARAAGFEKASSTEFGPTDTPVVGIITEWMTKEGLQQREEGGDLGGTMRLGAYPAKLSANSHTSRIYGGAELISERHRHRYEVNSAFIEPLEKSGLIFAGMSPDGLLPEIVERPDHPWFVGVQFHPELKSRPFDPHPLFAGFIAAALEQSRLV; via the coding sequence ATGGCGCGGTTCATTTTCATCACCGGCGGCGTGGTCTCCTCGCTCGGCAAAGGTCTCATGGCAGCCTCCTTGGCGGCCCTCCTCCAGGCGCGCGGCTACAAGGTGCGCATTCGCAAGTTCGACCCCTATCTCAACGTCGATCCGGGCACGATGAGCCCGTATCAGCACGGCGAGGTCTATGTCACCGACGACGGGGCCGAAACCGATCTCGACCTTGGCCACTATGAACGCTTCACCGGCGTTTCGGCGCGCCAGAGCGACAACATCACCTCGGGCCGCGTTTATCGCGACATCATCGCCAAGGAGCGGCGCGGCGACTATCTCGGCGCGACCGTGCAGGTGATCCCGCACGTGACCGACGCGATCAAGGAATTCGCGCTCGCCGATCAGGGCGACCATGATTTCATCCTGTGCGAAATCGGCGGGACGGTGGGCGACATCGAATCGCTGCCCTTCATGGAGGCGATCCGCCAATTGCGGAACGAGCTCGAACCGTTCCAGACGGTCAGCGTCCATGTCACGCTGGTGCCCTACATCAAGGCGGCGGGCGAGCTGAAGACCAAGCCGACCCAGCACTCGGTGCGCGAACTGGCGGCGCTCGGCATCAAACCCGATATCCTGTTGTGCCGCGCCGAGCATCCGATCCCCGAAAGCGACCGCCGCAAGATCGCGCAGTTCTGCAACGTGCGCGCCGAGGCGGTGATCCAGGCGCTCGATGCGCCATCGATCTATTCGGTGCCCGAGCAATATCACGCCGAAGGGCTCGACCGCGAAGTGCTGCGCGCTTTCGGCATCACCGATGCGCCTGCGCCCGATTTGTCGGCGTGGAAGGACGTGACCGACCGCCACTTCAACCCCGAAGGCGAAGTCACCATCGCGGTGGTCGGCAAGTATGTCGGCCTGCCCGATGCCTACAAGAGCCTCAACGAAGCGCTGGTCCACGGCGGTCTCGCCAACCGGGTCAAGGTCAACATCCGCTGGATCGACGCGGAGATCTTCGAAGGCGACGACCCTTCGCAAATCGTGGCCGCGCTCGAACCGATGCACGGCATTCTGGTGCCGGGCGGTTTCGGCGAGCGCGGGAGCGAGGGCAAGATTTCGGCGGTGACCTTCGCCCGCACCCGCAATGTGCCGTTCTTCGGCATCTGCCTCGGTATGCAGATGGCCTGTATCGAAGGCGCGCGCGCGGCAGGGTTCGAGAAAGCCTCCTCGACCGAATTCGGGCCGACCGATACGCCGGTGGTGGGGATCATCACCGAATGGATGACCAAGGAAGGTCTCCAGCAGCGCGAAGAGGGCGGCGATCTGGGCGGCACGATGCGTCTGGGGGCTTATCCGGCCAAGCTGTCAGCCAACAGCCATACCTCGCGCATCTACGGCGGGGCCGAGCTGATTTCGGAACGCCACCGTCACCGCTACGAAGTCAACAGCGCCTTTATCGAACCGCTGGAAAAGAGCGGGCTGATCTTTGCGGGCATGAGCCCCGATGGGCTGCTGCCCGAGATCGTCGAGCGGCCCGATCATCCGTGGTTTGTGGGTGTGCAGTTCCACCCCGAGCTGAAATCGCGCCCCTTCGATCCGCACCCGCTGTTCGCCGGGTTCATCGCCGCCGCGCTCGAACAGTCGCGTCTGGTGTAA
- the grxC gene encoding glutaredoxin 3, with protein sequence MAAPQIDIYTKFACPFCVRAKRLLTEKGAVFTEHDITMGGARRDEMLARAPGAMTVPQIFIGETHVGGCDDLHALEAAGKLDALLAG encoded by the coding sequence ATGGCCGCCCCGCAGATCGACATTTACACGAAGTTCGCCTGCCCCTTCTGTGTGCGCGCCAAGCGGCTGCTGACCGAGAAGGGCGCGGTCTTTACCGAACACGACATCACCATGGGCGGCGCCCGGCGCGATGAAATGCTCGCCCGCGCGCCGGGTGCGATGACCGTGCCGCAGATCTTCATCGGCGAGACCCACGTGGGCGGGTGCGACGATCTCCACGCGCTTGAGGCAGCAGGCAAGCTCGACGCACTGCTGGCCGGATAG